In one window of Brassica rapa cultivar Chiifu-401-42 chromosome A07, CAAS_Brap_v3.01, whole genome shotgun sequence DNA:
- the LOC103832393 gene encoding uncharacterized protein LOC103832393: MAADVSSLVRLLNGYNDAKESSGAKSTTAPMTRDLLGSRGGGGGGDRSLELDLDLQVPTGWEKRLDLKSGKVYLQRCNSTSSSSITNADQSNLTLPTTSSSFQDLNLFPPNPTNSHAKPLLNLFDDTSPELKLLPPNRNFQSVCTLDKVKSALERAERDPVVLKKRQSPDDRHHHRGAEVASSSPVAAGCPGCLSYVLVMKNNPRCPRCDTVVSLPTSSSTKKKVKIDLNISI; encoded by the exons ATGGCCGCTGACGTCAGCTCCCTCGTACGGTTACTAAACGGTTACAACGATGCGAAAGAATCCTCCGGCGCGAAATCGACGACGGCGCCGATGACTCGCGATCTCCTCGGAagcagaggaggaggagggggaGGTGATCGGTCACTAGAGCTAGACCTCGATCTCCAAGTCCCCACCGGATGGGAGAAGCGTCTCGATCTCAAG TCAGGGAAGGTTTATTTGCAGCGATGCAACTCGACGAGCTCCTCGTCGATAACAAACGCAGATCAATCCAATCTAACATTGCCAACGACGTCGTCGTCGTTTCAGGATTTGAATTTGTTCCCTCCGAATCCAACAAACTCTCACGCGAAGCCGTTGCTTAACCTCTTCGACGACACCTCGCCGGAGCTGAAGCTTCTCCCGCCGAACCGTAATTTTCAGAGCGTTTGCACGCTTGACAAGGTGAAATCAGCTCTCGAGAGAGCCGAGAGAGATCCGGTTGTGTTGAAGAAACGGCAATCGCCGGACGATCGTCATCATCATCGTGGGGCGGAGGTTGCGTCGTCGTCGCCGGTGGCGGCTGGGTGTCCAGGATGTTTGAGCTACGTTTTGGTGATGAAGAACAACCCGAGATGTCCGAGATGCGATACCGTTGTTTCTCTGCCTACGAGTTCTTCAACGAAGAAGAAGGTTAAGATTGATCTTAATATTTCAATTTGA